One Zeugodacus cucurbitae isolate PBARC_wt_2022May chromosome 3, idZeuCucr1.2, whole genome shotgun sequence genomic region harbors:
- the LOC105209678 gene encoding protein croquemort → MCCEGCSVTQRKSWVFGFGTFFTVIGIAMLIFWKGIAEHIMQKNLVISVGTEGYNNWVEAPIPIYLEFHMFNWSNPEEIRNPNVKPHFVEMGPYVFLEKHLKQNITFYENNTVSYFEKRTWFFDEQRSGGSLDDLLTAAHVITATVADQMRHRNKFIKKIVNFMLNREGGELYTTKTVREWIFEGYKDKLIDFLNLFNTTKINIPYTRFGWLVDRNGSAEYDGLFTIHTGVEDMADLGRLTHWNMKNETGFYEAPCGTVNGTTGDLFPPHLSSEQEITIFATDACRYMNLAPNGTVEKYGITAYNWVGTTETLDSGENYPNQKCFCDPKTDECPKTGVVECKKCRDNAPIYASFPHFHLADHSYLDAVTGLTPDSNKHSFNLAIEPTTGIPLQVNGRLQINMMMEPDNDFDIYRGVPKFLMPMFWFNQIAVLDEKLASRTKLAMNLGDYGIYTGIVLLSIGVIFFIVGIVLTLTKRWKRTPNDDEDMLTN, encoded by the exons atgtgcTGTGAAGGTTGTAGCGTGACCCAACGGAAATCATGGGTGTTTGGCTTTGGAACTTTCTTCACCGTTATCGGCATTGCCATGCTTATATTTTGGAAAGGGATCGCGGAACATATTATGCAAAAG AATTTGGTAATTTCAGTTGGTACCGAAGGCTATAACAATTGGGTGGAAGCACCCATTCCCATTTATTTAGAGTTTCATATGTTTAACTGGAGCAATCCTGAAGAGATAAGAAACCCGAACGTCAAACCGCATTTCGTTGAAATGGGACCCTACGTGTTTCTTGAGAAGCACTTGAAGCAAAATATTACGTTCTACGAAAACAATACGGTCTCGTACTTTGAAAAACGAACCTGGTTTTTCGATGAGCAGCGATCTGGCGGCTCTTTGGATGACTTGCTAACAGCGGCTCATGTGATAACAGCG aCTGTTGCTGATCAGATGAGACATAGGAACaagtttatcaaaaaaatagttaatttcatGCTGAACCGTGAGGGCGGTGAGCTGTACACAACGAAAACGGTGCGCGAATGGATCTTTGAAGGTTACAAGGACAAACTTATCGATTTTTTAAACCTtttcaatacaacaaaaataaatataccatACACTCGCTTCGGCTGGCTGGTCGATCGCAATGGTTCAGCCGAATACGATGGCCTATTCACTATACATACTGGTGTCGAGGATATGGCTGATTTGGGTCGCTTGACGCATTGGAACATGAAGAATGAGACTGGCTTTTATGAGGCGCCATGCGGCACCGTTAATGGCACCACCGGCGATCTATTCCCACCGCATTTAAGTTCCGAGCAAGAAATCACCATCTTCGCCACAGATGCGTGCCGTTACATGAATTTGGCACCAAACGGTACTGTCGAAAAATACGGCATAACGGCATACAATTGGGTAGGAACGACCGAGACACTTGACTCCGGTGAAAATTATCCAAACCAGAAATGTTTTTGCGATCCGAAGACCGACGAATGCCCCAAAACGGGAGTTGTGGAGTGTAAAAAATGTCGCGACAACGCACCAATTTATGCATCTTTCCCACACTTCCATTTGGCTGATCACAGCTATTTGGACGCTGTAACGGGGTTAACACCGGATTCGAATAAACATAGCTTCAACTTGGCAATAGAGCCAACCACTGGCATACCTCTACAAGTAAATGGACGTCTGCAAATCAATATGATGATGGAACCAGATAACGACTTCGA CATCTACCGTGGTGTACCGAAATTCCTGATGCCCATGTTTTGGTTTAATCAAATAGCTGTATTAGATGAAAAACTAGCTAGTAGAACAAAG CTTGCAATGAATTTGGGAGATTATGGCATCTACACTGGCATCGTTTTATTATCAATTGGAGTCATCTTCTTTATTGTGGGCATAGTGTTGACATTGACAAAGCGATGGAAGCGCACACCGAACGATGATGAGGACATGCTTACGAATTAG